A single region of the Streptococcus sanguinis genome encodes:
- a CDS encoding ZmpA/ZmpB/ZmpC family metallo-endopeptidase has product MKCFEKVQERIQKYSIRKLSVGVGSVAIAALIFGSSLSSSTVAADEVGGGATAHYTYVEEQELTEQEKGLIKKGLPENLQTGENYYLIYRKQDGQTVLPSTGNNGQPLLGLFAGTAILAVLVFSRKKSGKLLGVLLLGSLGQTVLQSPQAFALENRELLSYNRQVAVSSAVSEADVTIAGYNYIGYFTASDLRTLTETKTTSLPAGQEAQAQAEVSEATKEDSDSIDRAAQAGVLYQLNPDESDSGQIGNLPTPASTPNPSPAPQPSNPPIETAKGESLQEPALPEYSGAVNGESLVQAETPVYTAPVGTVGDTAPVEPALPEYTGGVNGESLVQADNPVYDAPVATVSDVALVEPALPEYTGGVNGESAVQADNPVYDAPVATVDDTAPVEPALPEYTGGVNGESTVQPEQPSLHTDIKLETIEPQVVNKTDDSKYLDEETTVDGTPGQKEIVTSYEVLDGNRISEPQTTERILHEAVDTVVTRGSKARINKEELSKQLALAAAVDPTVYTNQSYQQLQAIKNMAATVYQTSSSQDEVDAGVNQLKQALADLLALKAAPNLTVSAVKKDELQKSVQIQYQLTDRDQSFSSAQVRLKKDGQLIAEQNLTAGQLTASFSSLDYYTPYKIETTLSYDLGNGSESQELAQETVQLDLKKVELKSITNVSLMKVENGQTKLMPTLAEKPANLDQYYLHFTSDQFKDTVLPVTSIEEVVVNNQPVFKIQAQLPDLLQRSATGLQNSFDFYLEKAKKREGNVYYDFQDLLDGIKEDPSGTFILGRSISAKLIDKPANSKSYLQGEFKGQLIGGQNGERHAILDLAHPLFDTITGGTVKDIDFKRVNMVYPDSQAGDTIATIAARLKNKGVIENVNVQGYLEGRDHIAGLVNNIEGQSRVENVSFKGRIKSKGGNSVTAGIAGTNAMSLVKRAYVEADIWVKSGQNAGMLVAQNFTDYSGSGWGNWGRLMQSVAKGKLEDAGSRNAAGIAASIWPYGTINDTVSYATVVNGKELFSSDNEITDAWMGQKLQNLFGVQGHSSGTKTGKDAKFRRLTEAEAEQKVKSYQITALEQASANEVTTEKLNAAILRTSTYQDKPGYKAENEQLYQNLERFMPFYNQEFLIHEANKLVDAGKAGDLLTKKVLAVQALKGNQFVAGGTDADKILVHFADGSKTIYNLQNQARFEQTALPEYQIAELGTVYTPNHSTAVKEDLLTQLTERLKSFELYSDEVYRSVGLPNDNDKVNKVKRLFLDESLAEVKANLQDMLGKLLANEWTRFHADNPAANEALKAKIEENKTAIMLGLTYLNRYYDLKFGDYNLKELVLFKPDFYGEKVPLLDRLIKIGRSTENQLKGADNVNMFARQLKAESKSSDLVAYLDYNRRLLTDFADMDSWFKDATRGFIQFEERQSEVEEIKTAKYRVFDNLNSEYFSNYILPLLTLKNTRLAILSNYSTMAFVNRDKRRSWSDERFNARIKEVATQHRNHVDTWYKLLSDNIKPRMVKENVTAVWDGFDVEGRGWIDVNGNDNKGNPYAPSREFFNLVGGRAGGWYKSNGYGAHAAGSIRVNFEAFDLLTEYGVSVFTHELTHVNDRDIYLGGHGRRQGIGPEGYAQGMLQSPVPDQPGWGALGLNMAFDRPNNGSLIFNSSPSLFKNRADIDHYMKGYNDTLMLLDYLEGQAVVDKGNEAAAKWFKKVEPKVVDPRTQYDVVRELTAEEKANMSVSSVDDLVDQGLLSNRAVDNRTYNPADYDSSYIAIDFMTGIYGGGQNNTGAPGALMFKHNTFRIWGYYGYEKGFVSYASNKHRKTANEQGVTGLSDNFIIKQISEGEFETMEAFKKAYFRKVVDKAQSSGIKPVTVNGKVYTTYEELKAGFAEAVDKDLKKSRVDERATKDFKYAVFTQLLKNTNSFMDENSIWGS; this is encoded by the coding sequence TGTCTTGCCGAGTACAGGAAATAACGGTCAGCCGCTTCTCGGCTTATTTGCGGGAACGGCTATTTTGGCTGTCCTGGTTTTCTCACGAAAGAAATCTGGTAAGTTACTAGGAGTGCTTTTGCTAGGTAGCTTGGGACAAACTGTGTTACAGTCTCCTCAAGCGTTTGCGCTAGAAAATCGGGAATTACTTTCCTATAACCGTCAAGTTGCGGTTTCGTCAGCAGTTTCTGAAGCGGATGTGACTATTGCAGGCTATAACTATATCGGTTACTTTACCGCTTCTGATTTGCGTACTTTGACAGAGACCAAGACAACCTCTCTGCCGGCTGGTCAAGAGGCTCAAGCGCAAGCAGAAGTGTCAGAAGCTACAAAAGAGGATTCTGATTCTATTGATCGAGCTGCTCAAGCAGGGGTGTTGTATCAGCTGAATCCTGATGAAAGTGATTCTGGCCAGATAGGGAATCTTCCAACTCCAGCTTCAACTCCAAATCCTAGTCCAGCTCCTCAGCCGTCAAATCCACCTATAGAAACGGCAAAAGGGGAAAGTTTACAAGAACCTGCCTTGCCAGAGTACAGCGGCGCTGTGAACGGTGAGTCGCTAGTTCAAGCGGAAACTCCAGTCTATACTGCCCCAGTTGGTACAGTTGGAGACACGGCTCCGGTTGAGCCCGCCCTCCCAGAATACACAGGCGGAGTTAATGGCGAATCGCTAGTTCAAGCAGACAATCCAGTCTATGATGCTCCAGTAGCTACAGTTAGTGACGTGGCTCTGGTTGAGCCCGCCCTCCCAGAATATACAGGCGGCGTTAACGGCGAATCGGCAGTTCAAGCAGACAATCCAGTCTATGATGCTCCAGTGGCTACAGTTGATGACACGGCTCCGGTTGAGCCCGCCCTCCCAGAATACACAGGCGGCGTTAACGGCGAATCGACAGTTCAGCCAGAACAGCCTAGTCTGCATACTGACATCAAGCTAGAAACGATTGAACCTCAAGTTGTCAACAAGACAGATGATAGCAAGTATCTTGATGAGGAGACCACTGTTGATGGAACTCCAGGTCAAAAAGAAATTGTTACCAGCTATGAAGTCTTGGATGGTAATCGCATATCAGAGCCACAAACAACTGAAAGAATCTTGCATGAAGCAGTTGATACAGTGGTCACTCGGGGTAGCAAGGCTCGCATCAATAAAGAAGAATTGAGCAAGCAGCTAGCTTTAGCAGCGGCTGTAGATCCTACAGTTTACACTAATCAATCCTATCAGCAGCTGCAAGCAATTAAGAATATGGCTGCGACAGTTTATCAAACTTCGTCTAGTCAAGATGAAGTAGATGCGGGTGTCAACCAACTCAAGCAGGCTTTAGCTGACTTATTGGCCCTTAAAGCAGCACCAAATCTGACTGTTTCAGCGGTTAAGAAGGATGAATTGCAGAAATCGGTTCAGATTCAATACCAGCTGACGGACAGAGATCAATCCTTTAGTAGTGCTCAAGTTCGTCTGAAGAAAGATGGGCAGCTGATAGCAGAGCAGAATTTGACGGCCGGCCAGTTGACTGCTAGCTTCAGTAGTTTGGACTACTATACACCGTATAAGATTGAGACGACTCTGTCCTATGACTTAGGAAATGGTTCTGAAAGTCAGGAATTAGCTCAAGAGACAGTCCAGCTTGACCTGAAGAAGGTGGAGCTCAAGTCCATCACTAATGTCTCCTTGATGAAGGTTGAGAATGGTCAGACAAAATTGATGCCTACTTTGGCTGAAAAACCAGCAAATCTGGACCAATATTACCTGCACTTTACATCAGACCAGTTCAAGGATACTGTCCTGCCGGTTACCTCTATCGAGGAAGTGGTCGTTAATAACCAGCCTGTCTTTAAGATCCAGGCTCAGCTGCCAGACTTGCTGCAAAGAAGCGCAACTGGTCTTCAAAACAGCTTTGATTTCTATCTGGAAAAGGCCAAGAAGCGTGAAGGAAATGTCTACTATGACTTCCAAGACCTTTTGGACGGCATCAAGGAAGATCCTTCTGGAACCTTTATTCTGGGCCGCAGTATCAGTGCTAAGCTGATTGACAAACCAGCCAACAGCAAGTCTTACCTGCAAGGTGAGTTCAAAGGCCAGCTGATTGGTGGGCAAAATGGTGAGCGCCATGCCATTTTAGACTTGGCGCATCCTCTATTTGATACGATTACTGGCGGAACGGTCAAGGATATTGACTTTAAGCGAGTCAATATGGTTTATCCAGATTCGCAAGCGGGCGATACAATTGCCACAATTGCTGCTCGCTTGAAGAATAAAGGAGTAATCGAAAACGTCAATGTCCAAGGATACTTGGAAGGAAGAGACCATATTGCTGGTCTGGTTAACAATATAGAAGGCCAATCTCGCGTTGAAAATGTTTCCTTTAAGGGTCGTATTAAGTCCAAGGGTGGAAACTCTGTTACAGCCGGTATCGCGGGAACTAATGCTATGTCCTTGGTGAAACGCGCTTATGTCGAAGCCGATATTTGGGTCAAAAGTGGTCAAAATGCAGGTATGCTGGTCGCTCAAAACTTCACTGACTATTCAGGTTCAGGCTGGGGTAACTGGGGCAGATTGATGCAATCAGTTGCCAAAGGTAAGTTAGAGGATGCGGGCTCAAGAAATGCGGCTGGTATCGCTGCTTCCATTTGGCCGTATGGAACCATCAATGACACAGTCAGCTATGCAACGGTAGTGAACGGTAAAGAGCTCTTTAGCTCAGATAATGAGATTACCGATGCTTGGATGGGACAAAAACTCCAAAACCTCTTTGGTGTTCAGGGACACAGCTCTGGGACCAAGACAGGTAAAGATGCCAAGTTCCGTCGCTTGACAGAAGCAGAAGCTGAGCAAAAAGTCAAGAGCTATCAGATCACGGCTCTTGAGCAAGCCAGCGCAAATGAAGTGACAACTGAGAAGCTAAATGCTGCTATCCTGAGAACAAGTACTTATCAAGATAAGCCAGGTTACAAGGCAGAAAATGAACAGCTTTATCAAAACCTAGAACGCTTTATGCCTTTCTACAATCAAGAATTCTTGATTCATGAGGCCAATAAGCTGGTGGATGCTGGTAAGGCGGGCGACCTGTTGACCAAGAAAGTTCTAGCGGTTCAAGCCCTGAAGGGCAATCAGTTTGTTGCTGGAGGAACGGATGCAGATAAGATCTTAGTCCATTTTGCAGACGGAAGCAAGACTATCTACAATCTTCAAAATCAAGCGCGATTTGAACAGACGGCTCTGCCGGAATATCAGATTGCAGAGCTTGGTACAGTCTATACTCCAAATCACTCAACGGCGGTCAAAGAAGACTTGCTGACTCAGCTGACTGAGCGCTTGAAGAGCTTTGAACTATACAGTGATGAAGTCTATCGTTCTGTTGGTCTGCCTAATGATAATGATAAGGTCAATAAAGTGAAGCGCCTCTTCTTGGATGAATCTCTGGCTGAGGTGAAAGCCAACTTGCAGGATATGCTTGGTAAGCTCCTGGCCAATGAATGGACAAGGTTCCATGCTGACAATCCAGCAGCCAACGAAGCTCTGAAAGCTAAAATCGAAGAGAACAAGACCGCTATCATGCTCGGTCTGACCTATCTCAACCGTTATTACGATCTCAAGTTTGGCGACTACAACCTCAAGGAGCTGGTGCTCTTCAAACCAGACTTCTATGGTGAAAAAGTGCCATTGCTGGATCGCTTGATTAAGATTGGTCGTTCGACAGAAAATCAACTGAAAGGGGCAGACAATGTCAATATGTTTGCGCGCCAGTTGAAGGCTGAGTCCAAATCTAGTGATTTGGTGGCTTACTTGGATTACAACCGACGCCTGCTGACTGACTTTGCGGATATGGATTCTTGGTTCAAGGATGCAACCCGAGGATTTATTCAGTTTGAAGAACGCCAGTCAGAAGTCGAGGAGATTAAGACGGCTAAGTATCGCGTCTTTGACAACCTCAACTCAGAGTACTTCAGCAACTATATCCTTCCTCTGCTAACCTTGAAGAATACGCGCTTAGCCATTCTGTCAAACTATAGCACCATGGCCTTTGTCAACAGAGACAAGCGCCGGTCATGGTCTGATGAACGATTTAATGCGCGCATCAAGGAAGTAGCGACCCAGCATCGAAATCACGTAGACACTTGGTACAAACTGCTCTCAGATAATATCAAGCCAAGAATGGTCAAGGAAAATGTAACGGCTGTATGGGATGGTTTCGATGTAGAAGGGCGTGGCTGGATTGATGTCAACGGAAATGATAATAAGGGCAATCCTTATGCACCATCCCGCGAGTTCTTTAACCTAGTTGGCGGCAGAGCTGGTGGCTGGTACAAGTCAAATGGCTACGGTGCCCATGCTGCTGGTTCAATCCGTGTGAACTTCGAGGCCTTTGACCTCTTGACGGAATATGGTGTGTCCGTCTTCACTCACGAACTCACCCACGTCAATGACAGAGATATTTATCTGGGCGGTCACGGCAGACGACAAGGTATCGGACCAGAAGGGTATGCCCAAGGTATGCTCCAGTCACCTGTTCCTGATCAGCCGGGCTGGGGTGCTTTGGGTCTCAATATGGCCTTTGATCGTCCAAATAATGGCAGCCTCATTTTCAATAGCTCGCCAAGTCTCTTCAAGAACCGAGCAGACATCGACCATTACATGAAGGGATATAATGATACCCTCATGCTGCTGGATTACCTTGAAGGCCAAGCGGTTGTAGATAAAGGAAATGAAGCAGCAGCCAAATGGTTCAAGAAGGTTGAACCGAAAGTTGTGGATCCTCGAACCCAATACGACGTCGTAAGAGAGTTGACGGCTGAGGAGAAAGCGAATATGTCTGTCTCATCTGTAGATGACTTGGTTGACCAAGGCTTGCTGTCTAACCGTGCGGTTGACAATCGAACCTATAATCCTGCTGACTATGACTCTAGTTACATTGCTATCGACTTTATGACGGGTATCTATGGCGGCGGCCAAAACAATACTGGAGCGCCAGGCGCCTTGATGTTCAAGCATAATACCTTCAGAATCTGGGGTTACTATGGCTATGAAAAAGGCTTTGTAAGCTATGCTTCCAATAAACACCGTAAGACAGCCAATGAGCAAGGTGTGACTGGTTTGAGCGATAACTTTATCATCAAGCAAATTTCTGAAGGCGAATTTGAAACCATGGAAGCCTTCAAGAAAGCTTACTTCAGAAAAGTTGTGGATAAAGCACAAAGCTCAGGTATTAAGCCGGTGACTGTCAACGGAAAAGTCTATACGACTTATGAAGAGTTGAAAGCTGGCTTTGCAGAAGCTGTTGACAAGGATCTGAAGAAGTCTCGTGTCGATGAACGGGCAACCAAGGACTTCAAGTACGCTGTCTTTACGCAGTTGCTCAAGAACACCAACAGCTTTATGGATGAAAACTCCATTTGGGGTTCCTAA
- the truA gene encoding tRNA pseudouridine(38-40) synthase TruA — protein MTRYKAIISYDGYGFAGFQRQPHARSVQEEIEKTLTRINKGQPVVIHGAGRTDSGVHALGQVLHFDLPKERDEEKLRFALDTQTPEDIDFISVERVSDDFHSRYNKHSKTYEFLVDIGRPKNPMMRHYATHYPYPLELSLIEEAIAQLEGAHDFTGFTASGTSVEDKVRTITEAKVCYDAERNFLVFTFSGNGFLYKQIRNMVGTLLKIGNKRMPVEQIQRILAEKDRHLAGPTAGPNGLYLKEIRYEE, from the coding sequence ATGACACGATATAAAGCGATTATTTCCTATGATGGTTATGGATTTGCTGGCTTTCAGCGACAGCCCCATGCCAGAAGTGTTCAGGAAGAGATTGAAAAGACCCTGACCCGTATCAATAAAGGCCAGCCTGTGGTGATTCATGGAGCAGGTCGGACCGACAGCGGTGTCCATGCTCTGGGACAGGTACTGCATTTTGATTTACCGAAGGAACGGGATGAAGAGAAATTGCGTTTTGCCTTGGATACCCAGACGCCGGAAGATATTGATTTTATTAGTGTGGAGCGGGTATCGGATGATTTTCACTCTCGCTACAATAAGCACAGCAAAACCTATGAATTTTTGGTGGACATTGGCCGGCCTAAAAATCCTATGATGCGCCATTATGCTACGCATTATCCTTATCCTTTGGAGCTGAGTCTGATAGAAGAGGCGATTGCTCAGTTAGAGGGGGCGCATGATTTTACAGGATTTACGGCTTCGGGGACCAGTGTGGAAGACAAGGTTCGGACCATTACCGAGGCCAAGGTTTGCTATGATGCAGAGCGGAATTTTCTGGTCTTTACTTTTTCGGGCAATGGCTTTCTTTACAAGCAGATCCGCAATATGGTCGGCACCCTGCTCAAGATTGGAAACAAGCGAATGCCGGTAGAGCAGATTCAGAGGATTTTAGCGGAGAAAGATCGCCATCTGGCAGGACCAACAGCTGGTCCAAACGGCCTTTATCTAAAGGAGATTCGTTATGAAGAATAA
- a CDS encoding bifunctional hydroxymethylpyrimidine kinase/phosphomethylpyrimidine kinase, translating to MKNKLILALSGNDIFSGGGLHADLTTYTVNGLHGFVAVTCLTAMTDKGFEVIPVEEEVFAQQLSSLKDVPFSAIKIGLLPNLEIAEQALAFVKQHADIPVVLDPVLVCKENHDLEVSALREEIIKFFPHVSIITPNLAEAQLLTQKEIKSLENMQAAAKEFYDLGTKHVVIKGGNRLSKERAVDVYYDGRDFEVMESPVLASNNTGAGCTFASSIASQLLLGKSPLAAVQLSKDFVYRAIQRSDQYGVVQYEKSSS from the coding sequence ATGAAGAATAAGTTGATTTTAGCCCTTTCAGGCAATGATATTTTCAGCGGTGGCGGACTGCACGCTGATTTGACTACCTATACAGTCAATGGTCTGCATGGGTTTGTAGCTGTGACTTGTCTGACGGCTATGACCGATAAGGGATTTGAGGTCATCCCAGTTGAGGAAGAGGTTTTTGCCCAGCAGTTATCTAGTCTCAAGGATGTTCCTTTTTCTGCTATTAAGATAGGGCTTTTACCCAATCTGGAAATAGCAGAGCAGGCATTGGCTTTTGTCAAGCAGCATGCGGATATACCAGTAGTCCTGGATCCTGTTCTGGTCTGCAAGGAAAATCATGACTTGGAAGTCAGTGCTCTGAGAGAAGAAATCATCAAGTTTTTCCCTCATGTCAGCATCATTACGCCAAATCTAGCAGAAGCTCAGCTATTGACCCAAAAAGAAATCAAAAGTCTGGAGAATATGCAGGCTGCAGCCAAGGAATTCTATGATTTAGGGACCAAGCATGTGGTGATTAAGGGCGGCAATCGCTTAAGCAAGGAGCGGGCGGTGGATGTTTACTATGACGGCCGAGATTTTGAGGTCATGGAATCGCCAGTGCTGGCCAGCAACAATACCGGAGCAGGCTGCACATTTGCTTCCAGCATTGCCAGTCAGCTGCTTCTAGGCAAGTCTCCACTTGCAGCAGTTCAATTGTCTAAAGATTTTGTTTACCGAGCGATTCAGCGCTCAGATCAATATGGGGTAGTTCAGTATGAGAAATCATCAAGTTAA
- a CDS encoding ECF transporter S component, whose product MRNHQVKKLVILAFITALSVVLGNFLKIPTPTGFLTLLDAGIYFAAFYFGRKEAAIVGGLSGFLIDMIAGYPQWMIFSLICHGLQGFFAGFEGKKRYLGLVLAAVAMVGGYALFGSIMNGVGAALAEILSNFMQNAFGLAVGFALYKAFPEGLKKTVAVK is encoded by the coding sequence ATGAGAAATCATCAAGTTAAAAAATTAGTTATCTTAGCTTTTATCACAGCTCTATCTGTGGTTTTGGGGAATTTTTTAAAAATCCCAACTCCGACAGGCTTTTTGACCTTGTTGGATGCAGGGATTTATTTTGCAGCCTTCTACTTTGGCCGCAAGGAAGCGGCTATTGTCGGAGGTCTTTCAGGCTTTTTGATTGATATGATTGCTGGCTATCCTCAGTGGATGATTTTCAGTCTGATTTGCCACGGACTTCAGGGGTTCTTTGCTGGCTTTGAGGGCAAGAAACGCTACCTTGGGCTGGTCTTGGCTGCAGTAGCTATGGTCGGTGGCTATGCCCTCTTTGGTAGTATTATGAATGGTGTCGGGGCTGCCCTAGCCGAAATCTTAAGTAATTTTATGCAGAATGCTTTTGGTTTAGCAGTCGGTTTTGCCCTCTACAAAGCCTTCCCAGAGGGTTTGAAAAAGACAGTCGCAGTGAAATAA
- a CDS encoding TIGR01440 family protein, whose amino-acid sequence MDLAKIGAETRQIVLDVLDKAALVEGDIFVLGLSSSEVVGGHIGQDSSLEVGQVIVKTILDVLEEKGIFLAVQGCEHLNRALVVERALADKKDLEIVNVLPTLHAGGSGQLAAFQYMKDPVEVEFIVAQAGLDIGDTAIGMHVKHVQIPIRPILKELGAAHVTALASRPKLIGGARAAYTEDKIRKG is encoded by the coding sequence ATGGACTTAGCTAAGATTGGAGCGGAAACTCGTCAGATTGTTCTAGATGTTTTGGACAAGGCTGCCTTGGTTGAGGGAGATATTTTTGTTCTGGGTCTATCCTCCAGCGAGGTTGTCGGAGGACATATCGGTCAGGATTCCAGTCTGGAAGTCGGACAGGTCATTGTCAAAACCATATTGGATGTCTTAGAAGAGAAAGGTATCTTCCTAGCAGTTCAGGGATGTGAGCATCTCAATCGCGCCCTCGTAGTCGAAAGAGCCTTGGCGGATAAGAAAGATTTAGAAATTGTCAATGTTCTGCCTACTCTTCATGCTGGAGGCAGCGGTCAGCTAGCGGCTTTTCAATACATGAAGGATCCTGTTGAGGTAGAGTTTATTGTCGCTCAGGCGGGGCTGGATATTGGCGATACTGCTATCGGCATGCATGTCAAGCACGTGCAGATTCCTATCCGACCGATTCTCAAGGAATTGGGAGCTGCCCATGTCACGGCTTTAGCCAGCCGTCCCAAGCTAATCGGCGGCGCCAGAGCGGCCTATACAGAGGATAAAATCAGGAAGGGATAA
- the tig gene encoding trigger factor has product MSVSFENKETNRGLLTFSISQEKIKPALDRVFNSVKKDIAVPGFRKGRLPRAIFNQRFGEEALYQDALNALLPEAYEAAVKEAGIEVVAQPQFDVESMEKGQDWVIKAEVVTKPEVKLGAYKDLEVTVEATKEVTDAEVDERIERERNNLAELVLKEGPAADGDTVVIDFVGSVDGVEFDGGKGDNFSLGLGSGQFIPGFEEQLVGHSAGETVDVVVTFPEDYQAEDLAGKEAKFVTTIHEVKEKEVPALDDELAKDIDEEVETLDELKEKYRKELSEAKETAYKDAVEAAAIDQAVANAEIVDLPAEMVHEEVHRAVNEFLGNMQRQGISPDMYFQITGTTQEDLHKQYEADAESRTKTNLVVEAVAKAEGFEASAEEIEAEVTSLATDYNMEVERVRQLLSEDMLKHDIAIKKAVEVITSTAKVK; this is encoded by the coding sequence ATGTCTGTATCATTTGAAAACAAAGAAACAAATCGCGGCCTTTTGACTTTTAGCATCAGTCAAGAGAAAATCAAGCCTGCCTTGGACCGTGTATTTAACTCAGTAAAAAAAGATATTGCTGTACCAGGTTTCCGTAAAGGTCGCCTTCCACGTGCTATCTTCAACCAACGTTTTGGTGAAGAAGCCCTCTACCAAGATGCGTTGAACGCTCTTCTTCCAGAAGCATACGAAGCGGCTGTCAAAGAAGCGGGTATCGAAGTAGTTGCTCAGCCTCAGTTTGATGTCGAGTCTATGGAAAAAGGTCAAGACTGGGTTATCAAAGCTGAAGTAGTCACTAAGCCAGAAGTTAAGCTGGGTGCTTACAAAGACTTGGAAGTAACTGTTGAAGCTACTAAAGAAGTGACTGACGCTGAAGTAGATGAGCGCATTGAGCGTGAGCGCAACAACTTGGCTGAGTTGGTTCTCAAAGAAGGTCCAGCAGCTGACGGTGATACAGTTGTGATTGACTTTGTTGGATCTGTTGACGGAGTTGAATTTGACGGCGGCAAGGGTGACAACTTCTCACTTGGACTGGGCAGCGGTCAATTCATCCCAGGATTTGAAGAGCAGTTGGTTGGTCACAGTGCAGGTGAAACAGTGGACGTTGTCGTAACCTTCCCAGAAGACTACCAAGCAGAAGACTTGGCAGGCAAGGAAGCTAAGTTTGTGACAACTATTCACGAAGTTAAAGAAAAAGAAGTTCCAGCATTGGACGACGAACTTGCAAAAGATATCGACGAAGAAGTGGAAACGCTTGATGAGCTGAAAGAAAAGTACCGCAAAGAATTGTCAGAAGCTAAGGAAACAGCTTATAAGGATGCGGTAGAAGCAGCAGCTATTGATCAAGCAGTAGCAAACGCGGAAATCGTTGACTTGCCAGCAGAAATGGTCCACGAAGAAGTGCACCGCGCTGTTAATGAATTCTTAGGCAATATGCAACGCCAAGGAATCTCACCTGACATGTACTTCCAAATCACTGGCACTACTCAGGAAGACTTGCACAAGCAATACGAAGCAGATGCTGAGTCACGCACTAAGACAAACCTTGTCGTAGAAGCTGTTGCTAAGGCAGAAGGTTTTGAAGCTAGCGCAGAAGAAATCGAAGCAGAAGTAACTTCATTGGCTACAGACTACAACATGGAAGTAGAACGTGTTCGTCAATTGCTGTCAGAAGATATGCTGAAACACGACATCGCTATCAAGAAAGCTGTCGAAGTGATTACTAGCACTGCGAAAGTGAAATAA
- the rpoE gene encoding DNA-directed RNA polymerase subunit delta, with product MELEVFAGQEKSELSMIEVARAILEARGRDHEMYFNDLVNEIQNYLGKSNSEIRDSLPLFYTELNVDGSFIPLGDNKWGLRSWYAIDEVDEEIIALEETDEDDAPKKRKKKRVNAFMDGDEDAIDYSDDDPEDEDGYEADPALSYDEENPDDEKNEVEAYDAEINEIAPDDLGEEVELNEEDDDYSDEDTETEEEE from the coding sequence TTGGAATTAGAAGTATTTGCTGGACAGGAAAAAAGTGAGCTTTCTATGATTGAAGTGGCGCGTGCCATTTTGGAAGCCCGCGGCCGCGACCATGAGATGTATTTTAATGATCTGGTCAATGAAATTCAAAACTATCTGGGAAAATCAAACAGTGAGATTCGTGATTCTCTGCCTTTATTCTACACAGAACTCAATGTAGACGGCAGCTTTATTCCGCTGGGAGATAATAAATGGGGCCTGCGTTCATGGTATGCCATCGACGAAGTGGATGAAGAGATCATCGCCTTGGAAGAGACTGATGAGGACGACGCACCTAAGAAACGTAAGAAGAAACGCGTCAATGCCTTTATGGATGGCGACGAGGATGCCATTGACTACAGCGATGACGATCCAGAAGATGAGGACGGCTACGAAGCAGATCCAGCTCTCTCATACGATGAGGAAAATCCAGACGATGAGAAGAATGAAGTGGAAGCTTACGATGCTGAAATCAACGAAATCGCTCCGGATGATCTAGGTGAAGAAGTCGAACTCAACGAAGAAGATGACGACTACTCTGATGAAGATACGGAGACTGAAGAGGAAGAATAA
- a CDS encoding B3/4 domain-containing protein, translating into MKFVIDKSLGELGIKSVAIGIAKNVNPHAELSPSFLKKKKEMEDWALACDLDEVLESPVVQGYIEILQRVGRSVKKNPPTVPALIRNIQHRGSLPRINSIIDIYNVEALHSLLAIGGHDFDKIEGQIEFTVSQKEDVFLPILSKEKHVAKTDYVYRDAKGILAWLDVRDSEYYKFDEETKDAIFIIQGNANTSVEMRLEALERIRHDLAECMPDVEFETHVISIEEN; encoded by the coding sequence ATGAAATTTGTCATTGATAAGAGTCTGGGTGAACTAGGCATAAAAAGTGTTGCTATCGGGATTGCCAAGAATGTTAATCCGCATGCAGAACTGTCTCCTTCATTTCTAAAAAAGAAAAAGGAAATGGAAGACTGGGCTCTGGCTTGCGACTTGGATGAGGTGCTTGAGTCGCCAGTGGTTCAAGGTTATATAGAGATACTGCAGCGCGTAGGTCGCAGTGTCAAGAAAAATCCTCCGACGGTTCCTGCTCTGATTCGCAATATCCAGCACCGAGGCTCGCTCCCTCGTATTAATAGCATTATTGATATTTATAATGTCGAAGCCCTACATTCTCTACTGGCTATTGGTGGGCATGATTTTGATAAGATTGAAGGTCAGATAGAATTCACCGTAAGCCAAAAGGAAGATGTTTTTCTGCCTATTTTGTCCAAGGAGAAGCATGTTGCCAAGACGGACTATGTCTATCGGGATGCCAAAGGCATTTTGGCTTGGCTGGATGTCCGTGACAGCGAGTATTATAAGTTTGATGAGGAGACCAAGGATGCCATTTTCATCATTCAGGGGAATGCCAATACCTCTGTCGAAATGCGTCTGGAAGCCTTGGAACGAATCCGACATGATTTAGCAGAGTGCATGCCTGATGTAGAATTTGAAACACATGTCATCAGTATTGAGGAAAATTAA